A single window of Gimesia chilikensis DNA harbors:
- a CDS encoding DUF1559 domain-containing protein, translating to MGTHLRRKAFTLIELLVVIAIIAILIALLLPAVQQAREAARRSQCKNNLKQLGLAFHNYHDTFGCLPNGSHPTPTYPGGGYHMGWAPKIFPYIDEATRLHAMEAFSPNPISELAPWRIDTAPHNGRNEIWGPIPVFACPSSALGNRSPDIVNSTLPWIVSHGALHYRACAGRVDDVTNPSDANNYRWANTGLIFPQSKTRFRDVIDGTTNTILLGESSSSYGWSASMKAGWGGIQPWTWGMYWYTDTRRLMLDSKNIQFPINYRGSFGTNHTPYTSYHVGGAHFLMGDGSVHFISENIDLALFKGLGTRAQGEVLGEW from the coding sequence ATGGGCACCCACTTAAGACGCAAAGCATTCACATTAATTGAACTACTGGTCGTCATCGCAATTATCGCCATTTTGATTGCCTTACTCTTACCAGCTGTTCAGCAGGCACGGGAAGCGGCTCGCAGATCTCAGTGCAAAAACAATCTCAAGCAACTGGGATTGGCCTTCCACAACTACCACGACACCTTCGGCTGCTTACCCAACGGCAGCCATCCCACTCCCACCTATCCGGGCGGTGGCTATCACATGGGCTGGGCTCCCAAAATTTTCCCCTACATTGACGAGGCGACCCGGCTGCACGCCATGGAAGCCTTCTCCCCCAACCCGATCAGTGAACTCGCTCCCTGGCGGATCGATACCGCACCGCATAATGGCCGGAATGAAATCTGGGGACCCATTCCCGTTTTCGCCTGCCCTTCATCTGCCTTGGGCAATCGATCACCCGATATCGTGAATTCAACCCTTCCCTGGATTGTGAGTCATGGAGCGCTGCACTATCGCGCCTGTGCCGGTCGTGTTGATGATGTCACTAACCCTTCGGATGCTAATAACTACCGCTGGGCCAATACCGGACTGATTTTCCCACAGAGCAAAACCAGATTCCGCGATGTAATTGACGGAACAACCAACACTATTCTGCTTGGGGAATCGTCGTCTTCTTACGGCTGGTCAGCTTCAATGAAAGCCGGCTGGGGCGGAATTCAACCCTGGACCTGGGGCATGTACTGGTACACCGACACCAGACGTCTGATGCTGGACAGTAAAAACATCCAGTTCCCCATTAACTACCGTGGAAGTTTTGGTACCAACCATACTCCTTACACCAGCTACCACGTTGGTGGAGCACACTTCCTGATGGGTGACGGCTCCGTCCACTTCATCAGTGAGAACATCGATCTCGCACTGTTCAAAGGACTCGGCACCAGAGCCCAGGGCGAAGTTCTGGGTGAATGGTGA
- a CDS encoding ABC transporter ATP-binding protein produces the protein MTTHSRTSRQQFEEYKTEFRETQIKAQQKQASNRDRSSWELIRSFLGLLKNYRASVLLSLGTLTIATLLALIPPAATKFVVDYVLDQKPLPVNLPSWVPHQPWPLLVTITVGVILISMVRIALQIWGRWHATRITKLIQMKVRKLVFAHAVRLPLHRVQELKSGGATSILREDAGSVGELVFGMLYNPCRAIIQLLGSLIILAWVDWRLLLGALFLVPLVYLTHRTWISRIRPQHRKIRQQRVAVDALATESFGGMRVVRAFGRQRSETTRVLRGNHLMGRQELYAWWWSRLIEIVWETLIPIASACLLLYGGWQVLQGELTLGDLVMFLAYLLMLLGPLAVLAQSAAQFQNSLSGLDRVLDLLAEPREMESATARKISRGDVEGRVTFQDVNFQYPGSLQYALEDISIDIAPGETIALVGPSGAGKTTFCNLVARFYDPTSGQVQLDGQDLKDLDVESYRHLIGVVEQDVFLFDGSVAENIGYGNRHAELSEIQRAAEVANADEFIQHLPQGYQTLIGERGVKLSGGQRQRLAIARAILADPRLLILDEATSNLDTESERLIQDSLATLMQNRTCFVIAHRLSTITHANRIVVFEGGRIIETGTHETLMETDGKYREMVLLQTSPAEVS, from the coding sequence ATGACTACACATTCGCGTACCAGTCGCCAGCAGTTCGAAGAATATAAAACAGAGTTTCGTGAAACCCAGATCAAGGCCCAGCAGAAACAGGCGTCGAACCGGGACCGTTCCTCCTGGGAACTGATCCGCAGCTTTCTGGGACTGCTGAAAAACTACCGGGCCTCCGTACTGTTGTCACTGGGCACACTGACGATTGCGACCCTGCTCGCGTTAATCCCGCCCGCGGCCACAAAGTTCGTGGTCGACTATGTGCTCGATCAGAAACCACTGCCCGTAAATCTCCCCTCGTGGGTCCCGCATCAACCCTGGCCACTGCTGGTCACAATCACTGTTGGTGTGATTCTGATCTCGATGGTGCGTATCGCTCTGCAGATCTGGGGACGCTGGCATGCAACCCGCATCACCAAGTTGATTCAAATGAAGGTCCGCAAACTCGTCTTTGCGCACGCCGTCCGCCTCCCCCTGCACCGCGTCCAAGAACTTAAATCAGGTGGTGCGACCAGCATTCTCCGCGAGGATGCCGGCAGTGTCGGCGAACTGGTCTTCGGTATGCTCTATAATCCCTGTCGCGCGATCATCCAGTTACTCGGCAGCTTGATCATTCTGGCCTGGGTCGACTGGCGTCTGTTACTGGGCGCGCTGTTTCTGGTGCCGCTGGTCTACCTCACCCATCGTACCTGGATCAGTCGGATTCGTCCGCAACACCGCAAGATCCGTCAGCAGCGCGTTGCCGTCGATGCCCTGGCCACCGAGTCCTTTGGTGGCATGCGCGTCGTGCGTGCCTTCGGTCGGCAGCGGTCTGAGACAACCCGCGTGTTGCGCGGCAACCACCTGATGGGGCGCCAGGAACTCTACGCCTGGTGGTGGTCGCGACTGATTGAGATTGTCTGGGAAACCCTGATCCCGATCGCTTCGGCCTGCCTGCTCCTCTACGGCGGCTGGCAGGTGCTGCAGGGAGAACTCACACTGGGTGACCTGGTGATGTTCCTGGCTTACCTGCTGATGCTGCTCGGTCCGCTGGCCGTGCTTGCGCAGAGTGCCGCCCAGTTCCAGAACAGCCTCTCAGGACTGGATCGCGTGCTCGATCTACTCGCCGAACCTCGCGAAATGGAATCGGCCACCGCCAGAAAAATCAGTCGGGGCGATGTGGAAGGCCGCGTCACTTTCCAGGATGTGAATTTTCAATATCCCGGCTCGCTGCAATATGCCCTCGAGGACATCTCGATTGATATTGCGCCCGGCGAAACCATCGCACTGGTGGGTCCCAGTGGGGCGGGCAAAACCACCTTCTGTAATCTGGTCGCCCGATTTTATGATCCGACTTCAGGACAGGTGCAGCTCGATGGTCAGGATCTAAAAGACCTCGATGTAGAAAGTTACCGGCACCTGATCGGTGTCGTCGAACAGGATGTCTTTCTGTTTGATGGCTCCGTTGCTGAAAATATCGGTTATGGGAATCGACACGCGGAATTATCAGAAATTCAACGGGCTGCGGAAGTCGCGAATGCCGATGAATTTATTCAGCATCTGCCACAAGGTTATCAGACCCTCATTGGTGAGCGGGGTGTCAAACTGAGCGGCGGACAACGACAGCGTCTGGCCATCGCTCGTGCAATTCTGGCGGATCCCCGTCTGTTAATTCTTGATGAAGCGACCAGTAATCTGGATACCGAAAGCGAACGCCTGATTCAGGACAGTCTGGCCACATTGATGCAAAATCGTACCTGTTTTGTGATCGCCCACCGCCTGAGTACAATTACGCACGCCAATCGAATCGTCGTCTTTGAAGGGGGACGCATCATCGAAACCGGCACACACGAGACGCTCATGGAGACAGACGGCAAATACCGGGAAATGGTCCTCCTGCAGACCAGCCCCGCGGAAGTCAGCTGA
- a CDS encoding cytochrome-c peroxidase — protein MNVSEHRSYPLLLKLSVATALLAGLTCTQAGTAQAAEKKSNKVQLGTDELTLGVPGKGPLTKAEIKEWLDNPENHQILEVTLPLGLSAGQAQMQGLKENPLTRAKVELGRQLYFDTRLSSDNTISCASCHHPDEGWGRHTQFGIGVRDQEGGRNSPISYNRILSGPQFWDGRAATLEEQAVGPIANPIEMANTHENAVKTLKKIPGYQMQFKKIFKDGITIDNVGKAIAAFERAVVTGPTPFDYQEQLKPFLKLDKEDLEDFKEEYEAALAMTKKHPMSDSAKRGMKLFFSEEVNCAACHLGPNLADEKYHNLGVGMDADKPDLGRYEVTKQEKDKGAFKTPTIRNVEQSAPYMHDGSLETLEEVVEHYNKGGTPNPWLSDKVKKLNLSAQDKKDLVAFMKACTGPFPKVESGRLPE, from the coding sequence ATGAACGTATCGGAACACCGAAGCTACCCCCTGCTGCTCAAACTCAGCGTGGCGACAGCCCTGCTGGCAGGACTGACCTGCACTCAGGCGGGAACAGCACAGGCTGCCGAAAAAAAATCAAACAAAGTGCAGCTGGGTACAGATGAACTTACACTGGGAGTTCCCGGCAAAGGCCCCCTCACCAAAGCTGAAATCAAAGAGTGGCTCGACAATCCCGAGAATCACCAGATTCTGGAAGTCACGCTCCCCCTCGGCCTCAGCGCCGGTCAGGCCCAAATGCAAGGCCTCAAAGAAAATCCCCTCACCAGGGCCAAAGTTGAACTGGGACGCCAGCTCTATTTCGACACGCGTCTCTCGTCCGATAACACCATCAGCTGTGCCAGCTGCCATCATCCCGATGAAGGCTGGGGACGACACACACAGTTCGGCATCGGTGTCCGGGACCAGGAAGGGGGCCGTAACTCGCCCATCAGCTACAACCGGATTCTCAGCGGTCCTCAATTCTGGGATGGCCGTGCCGCCACGCTGGAAGAACAGGCAGTCGGACCGATCGCCAACCCGATTGAAATGGCCAACACGCATGAGAACGCAGTGAAGACTCTCAAGAAGATCCCCGGCTATCAGATGCAGTTCAAGAAAATCTTCAAAGACGGCATCACCATCGATAACGTCGGCAAAGCCATCGCAGCTTTTGAACGTGCCGTGGTGACCGGACCGACTCCCTTCGATTACCAGGAGCAGCTCAAACCATTCCTCAAACTCGATAAGGAAGATCTGGAAGACTTCAAGGAAGAGTACGAAGCGGCCCTGGCAATGACCAAAAAACATCCCATGTCAGACAGTGCCAAACGCGGTATGAAACTGTTCTTCAGCGAAGAAGTCAACTGCGCCGCCTGTCACCTGGGTCCGAACCTGGCCGATGAAAAATACCACAACCTCGGCGTCGGCATGGATGCAGATAAACCGGACCTCGGTCGCTACGAAGTCACCAAACAGGAGAAAGATAAAGGTGCCTTCAAAACTCCCACGATTCGCAACGTCGAACAAAGTGCACCTTACATGCATGATGGATCGCTGGAGACACTGGAAGAAGTCGTGGAACACTACAACAAAGGGGGCACACCTAACCCCTGGTTGAGTGACAAGGTCAAAAAACTGAACCTGTCGGCCCAGGACAAAAAAGACCTGGTTGCCTTCATGAAAGCCTGTACCGGCCCCTTCCCCAAAGTAGAGTCGGGACGGCTGCCTGAGTAA
- a CDS encoding ZIP family metal transporter yields MSGVLEVIVLTTLAGITIPIGGFLALIERIHPRWLEVEFRHSIIAFGGGVLLAAVALVLVPEGISEQPPLIAALAILFGGVCFMIVDRILATHKNSASQLIAMLLDFVPESLALGASFATNGESVGLLLAILIGLQNLPEGFNAFRELNSSTTMTKKYILPGFCLLVLLGPISGLIGYYLLALIPRMVGLIMLFAAGGILYLTFQDIAPQAKLERRWAPSLGAVLGFVFGLIAQMVIA; encoded by the coding sequence TTGAGCGGCGTACTGGAAGTTATCGTCTTAACCACCCTGGCCGGGATCACGATTCCCATCGGGGGATTTCTCGCGCTGATCGAACGGATTCATCCCCGCTGGCTGGAAGTCGAATTTCGACACTCCATCATCGCCTTCGGTGGAGGCGTCCTGCTGGCGGCTGTCGCCCTGGTTCTCGTTCCAGAGGGCATTTCCGAGCAGCCCCCCCTGATCGCAGCGTTGGCGATTCTATTTGGCGGCGTCTGCTTCATGATCGTCGACCGCATTCTGGCGACTCACAAAAACTCGGCCTCTCAGTTAATCGCGATGCTGCTCGACTTTGTTCCCGAATCCCTCGCATTAGGGGCTTCCTTCGCGACCAATGGAGAATCCGTCGGACTCCTGCTGGCGATCCTCATCGGACTGCAGAATCTGCCGGAAGGCTTTAATGCCTTTCGCGAACTCAACAGTTCTACCACCATGACGAAAAAATACATTCTGCCCGGTTTCTGTCTACTGGTACTGCTCGGTCCCATCTCCGGATTGATCGGATACTATCTGCTGGCACTCATTCCCCGGATGGTCGGCCTGATCATGCTCTTCGCCGCCGGTGGCATTCTGTATCTGACATTTCAGGATATTGCCCCCCAGGCCAAACTCGAACGTCGCTGGGCACCTTCCCTGGGCGCTGTTCTCGGCTTCGTCTTTGGACTGATCGCACAAATGGTCATCGCCTGA
- a CDS encoding heavy metal translocating P-type ATPase — protein MIVVYLCLRYGWNVPETTQNIPLWSVLLLGGTPLVWGLLVKMVHREFGSDLLAGISIVVSVILGEYLAGSLVVLMLSGGEALEAYAVRSASSVLQALSRRMPSIAHRKTDSRIDDIALDQIQINDTIVIFPHETCPIDGTVLEGHGVMDESYLTGEPYMMSKTPGSQVLSGAINGEAALIVRAEKRAIDSRYAKIMEVMQASEQHRPRMRRLADRLGAWYTPLAVLIGIVAWVLTGDPVRFLAVMVVATPCPLLIAIPVAIIGSISLAARRAIIVRDPTSLETADTCRTIIFDKTGTLTYGEPQLTEQIYAPNMNAEEVLSLVGSIERFSKHPLSQAILDAMQEARAVVHEATEISEPPGQGLKGTVNGHSVEITSRKKLLHQYPDLESELPEQVGGLECVILIDNQYSGLYRFRDTPRNDGLSFINHLSPKHHFGRTMLVSGDRESEVRYLAEQVGIQEVYFSQSPEQKLEIVNQETAQANTIFVGDGINDAPALVAATVGVAFGQNSDVTTEAADVIVMDSSLQKIDEFLHISRRMRRIALQSAIGGMALSMLGMLLAAAGYLPPVAGAISQEVIDVLAVLNALRVALPPKALIDFKPGEPD, from the coding sequence ATGATCGTGGTCTACCTCTGTCTGCGCTATGGCTGGAATGTTCCGGAAACAACTCAAAACATCCCTCTCTGGTCGGTCCTGCTGCTGGGAGGCACGCCCCTGGTCTGGGGCCTGCTGGTCAAAATGGTCCATCGCGAATTCGGATCTGATCTGCTGGCCGGAATCTCGATCGTGGTATCCGTCATTCTGGGAGAGTACCTGGCCGGCTCCCTGGTGGTACTGATGCTCTCGGGTGGTGAGGCGCTCGAAGCCTACGCGGTCCGCAGTGCCTCGTCCGTCCTTCAGGCCCTCAGCCGCCGCATGCCGTCCATCGCACATCGTAAAACCGATTCCCGCATCGACGACATCGCACTGGATCAGATTCAGATCAACGATACGATCGTGATCTTCCCGCATGAGACCTGCCCCATCGACGGAACCGTGCTCGAAGGGCACGGCGTCATGGATGAATCTTACCTCACCGGTGAACCTTATATGATGTCCAAGACACCGGGATCGCAGGTCCTCTCCGGGGCCATCAACGGAGAAGCGGCCCTGATTGTCCGCGCAGAGAAACGGGCCATCGACTCGCGGTATGCCAAAATCATGGAAGTCATGCAGGCTTCCGAACAGCACCGCCCCCGGATGCGGCGACTGGCTGACCGACTGGGAGCCTGGTACACGCCCCTCGCGGTTCTGATCGGCATTGTAGCCTGGGTGTTGACCGGCGACCCGGTCCGCTTCCTGGCAGTGATGGTCGTTGCCACTCCCTGTCCACTGCTGATCGCAATACCGGTCGCGATTATCGGTTCAATTTCCCTGGCAGCACGCCGGGCAATCATTGTCCGTGATCCAACATCCCTCGAAACCGCAGATACCTGTCGGACAATTATCTTTGATAAAACAGGCACATTGACCTACGGCGAACCTCAACTCACCGAACAGATTTATGCGCCCAACATGAATGCGGAGGAGGTCCTCAGCCTGGTGGGTAGTATCGAGCGGTTTTCCAAACACCCGCTCTCTCAGGCCATTCTGGATGCCATGCAGGAGGCCCGAGCCGTCGTGCATGAAGCGACCGAAATCAGCGAACCTCCCGGACAGGGCCTCAAAGGCACGGTCAACGGACACAGTGTCGAGATCACCAGTCGCAAAAAACTGCTGCACCAATACCCCGACCTGGAATCAGAGCTCCCCGAACAGGTCGGCGGGCTGGAATGCGTGATTCTGATCGACAATCAATATTCAGGGCTCTACCGGTTTCGGGATACGCCCCGCAACGATGGTCTCTCGTTTATCAATCATCTCTCCCCCAAGCATCACTTTGGCAGGACCATGCTGGTCTCCGGAGACCGGGAATCAGAGGTCCGCTATCTGGCCGAACAGGTCGGAATTCAAGAGGTCTATTTCAGTCAAAGTCCTGAGCAGAAACTGGAAATCGTCAACCAGGAAACAGCGCAAGCGAATACCATCTTCGTGGGGGATGGCATCAACGACGCCCCCGCACTCGTCGCTGCGACTGTAGGCGTCGCTTTCGGACAGAACAGCGATGTCACCACAGAAGCCGCCGATGTAATTGTGATGGACAGTTCCCTGCAGAAGATCGACGAATTCCTGCACATCAGTCGTCGTATGCGTCGCATCGCCCTGCAAAGCGCGATCGGCGGCATGGCGTTGAGCATGCTGGGCATGTTACTCGCAGCCGCCGGTTATCTCCCCCCGGTCGCTGGTGCGATCAGCCAGGAGGTGATTGATGTTCTGGCGGTGCTGAATGCCCTGCGCGTGGCCCTGCCTCCCAAAGCCCTGATCGATTTCAAACCGGGGGAACCGGACTGA
- a CDS encoding DUF2920 family protein: MQAAELPDKDGTVTIATQEWPFQPGPREVKVYIYYPGKSLQQVNKETGLILNLHNWGGTNTSGAGNPSVLTKELNVIAISVDYLQSGSWKDQSGAPYDFGYLQAIDALRALAFVFQGLQDKQIPFNDKRIYATGGSGGGNVTLMCNKFAPHTFTGVVDICGMPRLSNDIAYNLPGGSSLNARYSKDPHSPDYLTPGGQEIRYLGNPHHLKLMKARGHETKILIIHGSGDTTCPYADARDMYQNMKAAGLDVSAKFVTENDLDGKIFKSIGHSLGDRTQMIVQLGGEFIIPGRPQYRLRSSPTDIELKQDVVYPTSDGRYVISWQKGIPEVRFEAQ, translated from the coding sequence GTGCAGGCCGCAGAATTGCCGGACAAGGATGGCACAGTCACCATCGCGACACAGGAATGGCCGTTTCAGCCGGGGCCGCGTGAAGTCAAAGTCTACATTTACTATCCCGGTAAAAGTCTGCAGCAGGTGAATAAAGAGACGGGGCTGATTCTCAACCTGCATAACTGGGGTGGAACGAATACTTCGGGGGCCGGCAATCCGAGTGTGCTGACTAAAGAACTCAATGTGATCGCGATCTCCGTGGACTATCTGCAGAGCGGTTCGTGGAAAGACCAGTCGGGAGCTCCTTACGATTTCGGTTACCTGCAGGCGATTGATGCCCTGCGGGCGCTGGCGTTTGTCTTTCAGGGATTACAGGACAAGCAGATTCCGTTCAACGACAAACGGATCTATGCGACCGGGGGATCGGGGGGCGGGAATGTCACCCTGATGTGTAATAAATTCGCACCGCATACGTTTACCGGGGTGGTCGATATCTGCGGTATGCCCCGGTTGAGTAATGACATCGCATACAATCTCCCCGGCGGGAGCAGCCTGAATGCCCGCTACAGTAAGGATCCACATTCTCCCGACTACCTGACGCCCGGCGGCCAGGAGATTCGTTATCTGGGCAACCCGCATCATCTGAAACTGATGAAGGCCCGGGGACATGAAACAAAGATTCTGATCATCCATGGCAGCGGGGATACCACCTGCCCGTATGCAGACGCGCGGGACATGTATCAGAATATGAAAGCAGCCGGCCTGGACGTTTCCGCGAAGTTTGTGACGGAGAACGATCTGGATGGCAAGATTTTCAAATCGATCGGGCATTCACTCGGCGATCGCACGCAGATGATTGTGCAACTGGGAGGAGAGTTTATCATCCCGGGACGACCCCAGTATCGATTACGAAGTTCGCCCACCGACATTGAGCTGAAACAGGATGTCGTCTATCCCACGTCCGACGGTCGCTACGTGATTTCTTGGCAGAAGGGGATTCCTGAAGTTCGCTTCGAAGCCCAGTAG
- a CDS encoding serine hydrolase domain-containing protein — MTALPTAEPRELNLDPERLKLAHQLLTEWTDAGDIPGAAIVVGRHGKMVEPVFFGKQGPERKAEPIRQDGMFLLASITKPVVYMSALRLVERGQLVLSNPVTHYIPDFAAHHKESILVHHLFTHTSGMPDMLSNNVELRQSLAPLDKFINGAIYDTVPLFQPAGTGLSYQSMGTLIVAEIVQRLTRKTIAQHVRDEIIKPLGLNSTWLGRGDFPRERLVRVETPEYQAGSHFGWNSKYWQDLGVPWGGMFASPADMAVICQCMLNYGEVQGTQLLSRSMVEMATTNRLDDYPDLPESIRRSQPWGLGWRLNHPGQSGSWGNLLDRSVFGHTGATGTMVWMDRRRDGFAVLLTTAIRSRAPWRLVQLSNIIASAFIEPANL, encoded by the coding sequence ATGACTGCACTCCCCACCGCCGAACCCCGGGAACTGAACCTGGATCCCGAACGGCTCAAACTGGCGCATCAACTGCTGACAGAATGGACGGACGCCGGCGATATTCCCGGCGCTGCCATTGTCGTCGGCCGCCATGGAAAAATGGTCGAACCAGTCTTCTTCGGCAAACAGGGGCCGGAAAGAAAAGCAGAACCGATTCGCCAGGATGGCATGTTTCTGCTCGCATCGATTACCAAACCCGTTGTTTATATGAGTGCCCTGCGTCTCGTCGAACGTGGCCAGCTGGTTCTATCCAATCCAGTCACGCATTACATCCCCGATTTCGCAGCGCACCATAAAGAATCAATTCTGGTCCACCATCTGTTCACACACACTTCGGGAATGCCTGATATGCTGTCGAACAATGTGGAACTCCGCCAGTCACTGGCCCCCCTGGATAAATTTATCAACGGGGCCATCTATGACACGGTTCCCCTGTTCCAGCCTGCGGGCACCGGACTCAGCTATCAGAGCATGGGCACGTTAATCGTGGCTGAAATTGTACAGAGACTCACGCGCAAAACCATCGCTCAGCACGTTCGTGATGAAATTATCAAACCACTGGGACTCAACAGCACCTGGCTCGGACGGGGTGATTTTCCTCGCGAGCGACTGGTGCGGGTCGAAACGCCCGAGTACCAGGCCGGTTCTCATTTCGGCTGGAACAGCAAATACTGGCAGGACCTCGGTGTCCCCTGGGGAGGCATGTTCGCTTCTCCTGCAGATATGGCGGTCATCTGTCAGTGCATGCTGAATTATGGCGAAGTCCAGGGAACGCAACTGCTCTCCCGCTCCATGGTCGAGATGGCCACGACCAACCGTCTGGATGACTATCCCGATCTGCCCGAATCAATCCGCCGCTCCCAACCGTGGGGACTGGGCTGGAGATTGAATCATCCGGGGCAAAGCGGCAGCTGGGGCAACCTGCTCGACCGCAGCGTCTTTGGACATACCGGCGCGACAGGGACCATGGTCTGGATGGATCGTCGTCGTGACGGCTTTGCTGTTCTACTCACGACGGCAATCCGCTCGCGAGCTCCCTGGCGACTGGTGCAGCTTTCAAACATCATCGCATCTGCATTCATTGAACCCGCGAATCTTTAA